Proteins encoded in a region of the Sphingomonas japonica genome:
- the purC gene encoding phosphoribosylaminoimidazolesuccinocarboxamide synthase: MARRRQIYEGKAKILYEGPEPGTLIQYFKDDATAFNAQKKGTISGKGVLNNRISEHVFTLLANIGIPTHFIRRLNMREQLIRQVEIVPIEVVVRNVAAGSLSKRLGIEEGQQLPRTIIEYYYKDDALGDPMVTDEHILAFGWAAQEELHDMADMAIRVNDFLSGLFAGVNIRLVDFKLEFGRIWDNDYARIILADEISPDGCRLWDMTSNEKLDKDRFRRDLGGEVEAYQEVARRLGLLPEGADSSVLDLESHRKLRGK; encoded by the coding sequence ATGGCTCGCCGCCGCCAAATCTATGAGGGCAAGGCCAAGATCCTGTACGAGGGTCCCGAGCCGGGCACGCTGATCCAGTATTTCAAGGATGACGCGACCGCGTTCAATGCCCAGAAAAAGGGCACGATCAGCGGCAAGGGCGTGCTCAACAACCGCATTTCCGAGCATGTCTTCACCCTGCTCGCCAATATCGGCATCCCGACGCACTTCATCCGCCGCCTCAACATGCGCGAGCAGCTGATCCGCCAGGTCGAGATCGTGCCGATCGAGGTCGTGGTGCGCAACGTCGCCGCCGGATCGCTGTCGAAGCGGCTGGGGATCGAGGAGGGCCAGCAGCTGCCGCGCACGATCATCGAGTATTATTATAAGGACGACGCGCTCGGCGATCCGATGGTCACCGACGAGCATATCCTCGCCTTCGGCTGGGCCGCGCAGGAGGAACTGCACGACATGGCGGACATGGCGATCCGCGTGAACGATTTCCTCTCGGGCCTGTTTGCGGGCGTCAACATCCGGCTGGTCGATTTCAAGCTCGAATTCGGACGCATCTGGGATAATGACTATGCCCGGATCATCCTTGCCGACGAGATCAGCCCCGATGGCTGCCGGCTGTGGGACATGACCAGCAACGAGAAGCTCGACAAGGACCGCTTTCGCCGCGACCTCGGCGGCGAAGTCGAGGCATATCAGGAAGTCGCACGGCGGCTGGGCCTGCTGCCGGAAGGTGCGGATTCGTCGGTGCTCGACCTCGAAAGCCACCGCAAGCTGCGCGGGAAATAA